A DNA window from Aspergillus nidulans FGSC A4 chromosome V contains the following coding sequences:
- a CDS encoding threonine/serine exporter family protein (transcript_id=CADANIAT00002983): MSTPEGRPSYEPLTPHNTSPVTQALDDPNPVPAGVDLDNEPVDAGLALPATAPPVNVTGEHRGNRVRFRSFSSYREADDRGFTTEPAPAVTRPPILRNDSDYSVRSYHSMMDYDPVSANASEASAADLISRSPPDSDSRQNSREDIPIHELGQLKEKPVDGQSEGTPATPDRNMSVRERFRHAGELIRKKTVFLGERLGRDVYDDGGDLGASLLPDDLEGSFPPLHRSRPHDEEKAGDPNAPAEPLPSAEAHRLVRSVTQSHARRRRPRSAYARSGASTPEGLRPDSWYGSGKFGGGGILSQLLRLQAVQSSGSTSAPVSDAESDTESPISSGAATPKKEKLKWYKKPNHHSTASLVGASMNLSSATLPAPAEALMTPKRGRRKAYRKTRLEDEIRVTVHIAEILARQRYIMQLCRALMRYGAPTHRMEEYMKMTARVLEVEGQFLYLPGCMIMSFDDPTTRTAEVKLVRVVQGVDLGRLADTHNVYKNVVHDLIGVEEAISELDQIMSRKPRFNKWLLVPAYGFASVAVGPFAFQARPIDMPIIFILGSIVGFMQHVLAPKSVLYSNVFEVTAAVLTSFLARAFGSIRSTIGGEEQNLFCFSALAQSSIALILPGFIVLCASLELQSHQMIAGSIRMIYAIIYSLFLGYGVTVGTTIYGLMDGNASSEKECKNLDVYNSVYIQKFCFVPLFVIFVAIINQAKWKQLPVMILIALCGYITNYFSTTKLGSNSEVANTVGAFTIGLLGNLYSRLWRGHAAAAILPAIFVLVPSGLASSGSLIAGLNYADSVRDGIASGNTSNIASQDTSIASLGFGMVQIAIGITVGLFVSALVVYPFGKRRSGLFNF, from the coding sequence ATGTCCACACCGGAAGGCCGTCCTTCCTATGAACCGCTCACCCCGCACAACACCTCTCCAGTAACACAGGCCTTGGACGACCCCAATCCAGTACCCGCTGgggtcgacctcgacaatgaGCCGGTTGATGCAGGGTTAGCTCTGCCTGCTACGGCACCGCCTGTCAATGTTACCGGCGAGCATCGCGGCAACCGTGTGCGGTTCCGGTCGTTCAGCAGCTACCGCGAGGCCGACGACCGTGGGTTCACGACCGAGCCTGCACCTGCCGTGACCCGGCCTCCTATTCTACGCAATGACTCTGATTACTCGGTTCGTTCCTACCATTCCATGATGGACTATGATCCGGTCTCTGCCAATGCATCCGAGGCTTCCGCCGCAGACCTGATCTCGCGGTCCCCGCCCGATTCCGATAGCCGACAGAACTCGCGAGAAGATATCCCAATTCATGAACTGGGCCAGCTCAAGGAGAAGCCTGTCGACGGCCAAAGTGAAGGTACACCGGCGACTCCTGACCGCAATATGTCTGTGCGCGAGCGTTTCCGCCACGCCGGCGAGCTGATTCGTAAGAAGACGGTGTTTCTGGGCGAACGGCTGGGCCGGGATGTCTACGATGACGGCGGCGATCTTGGcgcttctttgctgccggATGATTTGGAGGGTTCGTTCCCTCCGCTTCATCGCTCGCGGCCGCACGATGAGGAGAAGGCCGGTGATCCCAATGCGCCCGCGGAGCCGCTGCCCAGCGCGGAGGCCCACCGTCTCGTGCGCAGTGTGACCCAGAGCCATGCCCGTCGCCGGCGGCCCCGGTCGGCGTATGCGCGGTCCGGCGCAAGCACGCCGGAAGGGCTCCGTCCAGACTCCTGGTACGGGTCTGGCAAGtttggaggcggagggatTCTGTCGCAGCTGCTTCGACTTCAGGCTGTGCAGAGTTCAGGTAGCACCAGTGCGCCTGTGAGCGATGCCGAGTCCGATACCGAGTCGCCAATTTCCTCAGGTGCTGCGACaccgaagaaagaaaagctgAAATGGTACAAGAAGCCGAACCACCATTCGACTGCCTCGCTGGTCGGGGCGTCGATGAATCTGAGTTCGGCTACTCTACCTGCACCCGCGGAGGCATTGATGACCCCGAAGAGGGGCCGGAGAAAAGCATATCGCAAGACAAGACTGGAAGACGAGATCCGGGTGACTGTGCATATTGCCGAGATCCTTGCGCGCCAGCGGTATATTATGCAGCTGTGCCGAGCCCTGATGCGCTACGGAGCCCCAACTCATCGTATGGAAGAGTACATGAAGATGACCGCACGGGTTCTCGAGGTCGAAGGCCAATTTCTCTACCTGCCTGGCTGCATGATCATGTCTTTTGATGATCCAACGACCCGCACCGCCGAAGTCAAGCTCGTCCGTGTTGTTCAAGGCGTCGACCTCGGTCGTCTTGCCGACACGCATAACGTTTACAAAAACGTCGTCCACGACCTCATTGGCGTCGAAGAAGCGATCTCTGAGCTTGACCAGATCATGTCCCGCAAACCCCGATTCAACAAATGGCTCCTTGTTCCGGCCTATGGGTTCGCCAGTGTCGCCGTCGGCCCGTTCGCCTTTCAAGCTCGCCCCATCGACATgcccatcatcttcatccttggCTCCATAGTGGGATTCATGCAGCACGTTCTCGCCCCCAAATCAGTGCTCTACTCCAATGTCTTTGAAGTCACCGCTGCCGTGCTGACATCTTTTCTCGCCCGTGCTTTCGGCTCCATTCGCAGTACCATTGGCGGCGAAGAGCAAAATCTCTTCTGTTTTTCCGCGCTCGCCCAGTCTTCTATTGCTCTTATCCTCCCTGGATTTATCGTCCTTTGCGCTAGTCTCGAACTACAGTCCCACCAGATGATTGCTGGTTCAATCCGCATGATTTATGCAATTATTTATTCGCTCTTCCTAGGATATGGTGTAACTGTTGGAACAACAATCTACGGTCTCATGGACGGCAACGCGTCTTCTGAAAAGGAATGCAAAAACCTCGATGTTTATAACTCGGTCTACATCCAGAAATTTTGCTTCGTGcccctcttcgtcatctttgTCGCCATCATCAACCAAGCGAAATGGAAACAGCTGCCGGTCATGATCCTTATCGCCCTATGTGGATACATCACAAACTACTTCTCCACGACCAAGCTCGGGTCCAACTCCGAAGTCGCGAATACAGTCGGCGCTTTCACAATCGGTCTTCTCGGCAATCTCTATTCGAGACTTTGGCGTGGCCACGCAGCAGCTGCGATCTTACCCGCGATCTTCGTTCTCGTTCCCTCTGGTCTCGCATCGAGTGGATCACTTATCGCCGGTCTCAACTATGCGGATTCAGTCCGCGATGGGATTGCGAGCGGGAATACAAGTAATATCGCGAGTCAGGATACGTCGATTGCGAGTCTTGGTTTTGGAATGGTGCAAATTGCAATCGGTATTACAGTTGGACTTTTCGTCTCAGCCCTGGTGGTTTACCCTTTtgggaaaagaagaagtggatTGTTTAACTTTTGA